In the genome of Rhodamnia argentea isolate NSW1041297 chromosome 3, ASM2092103v1, whole genome shotgun sequence, one region contains:
- the LOC115727126 gene encoding dihydroceramide fatty acyl 2-hydroxylase FAH1, translated as MVAQEFTVDLNKPLVFQVGHLGESYQEWVHKPIVSKEGPRFFESDFWEFLTRTRWYAVPVIWLPVVCWCISMSVRMGHSALEIGLLVSMGIFVWTFLEYSLHRFVFHIKTDSYWWNTVHYLIHGCHHKHPMDGLRLVFPPAGTAVLCIPFWNLVKLFSTPSTTPALFGGGLLGYVIYDCTHYYLHHGQPSNKVPQNLKKYHLNHHFRVQDKGFGITSALWDRIFGTLPQSKLAEKKR; from the exons ATGGTTGCTCAGGAGTTCACTGTTGATCTGAATAAACCCCTCGTTTTCCAG GTTGGTCATTTAGGTGAATCTTATCAGGAGTGGGTCCATAAACCCATTGTGAGCAAGGAAGGGcctagattttttgaaagtgaCTTTTGGGAG TTCTTGACCCGTACTCGATGGTACGCAGTTCCTGTCATTTGGCTTCCTGTAGTGTGCTGGTGCATCTCTATGTCTGTGCGTATGGGCCACTCAGCTCTTGAGATAGGTTTACTAGTGAGTATGGGCATCTTTGTCTGGACATTTCTGGAGTACTCTTTGCACCGTTTCGTTTTCCATATAAAGACGGACAGTTATTG GTGGAACACCGTACACTATCTTATTCATGGATGCCATCACAAACATCCTATGGATGGCCTGCGGCTTGTCTTTCCGCCAGCAGGAACAGCTGTTCTCTGTATTCCT TTCTGGAACCTGGTCAAGCTCTTTTCTACGCCTTCTACCACTCCAGCATTGTTTGGTGGCGGTTTGCTGGGTTATGTGATATATGACTGCACTCATTACTACTTGCATCATGGACAGCCATCCAATAAAGTGCCACAGAATCTCAAG AAATATCACTTGAACCACCATTTCCGTGTACAAGACAAAGGCTTCGGGATCACTTCAGCGCTGTGGGACAGAATCTTTGGAACGCTTCCTCAATCAAAATTGgcagagaaaaaaagataa